The following are from one region of the Amedibacterium intestinale genome:
- the fmt gene encoding methionyl-tRNA formyltransferase: MKILFMGTPDIAVSMLKQILADGYDVIGVVTQPDKKAGRKQELKMSEVKQCALQHNIPVYQPVRIKDDYKDLMMLGADLIVTCAYGQFIPSELLEAPTYGSINVHASLLPKLRGGAPIHKAIIYGEKETGMSIMRMVKAMDAGAVMAQCKVRIEETDTAGSLYDKLAEAGAKLLSESIVKIKEGKAVFVEQQEEKATFAYTISKEEEFISFDRDISKVYDHIRGLIPFPVGHGIINNKKVKFHKVRKVEKAIYSKPGEVLGLLDGGFAIAAVNGYVLIDEIQMEGKAKTDAKAFFNGAGKQLVGQCFL, from the coding sequence ATGAAGATTTTGTTTATGGGAACACCAGATATTGCAGTATCCATGTTAAAGCAGATTTTAGCAGATGGATATGATGTGATCGGTGTTGTTACACAGCCAGATAAAAAAGCAGGAAGAAAACAGGAATTAAAGATGTCAGAAGTAAAACAATGTGCATTGCAGCATAATATCCCTGTTTATCAGCCTGTACGTATTAAAGATGATTATAAAGATTTGATGATGCTGGGGGCTGATTTAATCGTCACTTGTGCTTATGGACAGTTTATACCAAGTGAACTGCTGGAAGCTCCAACGTATGGAAGTATTAATGTGCATGCATCATTGCTTCCAAAATTAAGAGGAGGTGCACCCATTCATAAGGCAATCATATATGGAGAGAAAGAAACAGGTATGTCTATTATGCGTATGGTAAAAGCAATGGATGCTGGTGCGGTCATGGCACAATGTAAGGTTAGAATTGAAGAAACAGATACAGCAGGAAGTTTGTATGATAAGCTGGCAGAAGCAGGGGCGAAGCTGTTAAGTGAAAGCATTGTGAAGATAAAAGAAGGGAAAGCTGTTTTTGTGGAACAGCAGGAAGAAAAAGCGACGTTTGCTTATACGATTTCAAAAGAAGAAGAATTTATCAGCTTTGATCGTGATATATCTAAGGTCTACGATCATATTCGCGGGTTGATTCCTTTTCCTGTGGGACATGGGATTATCAATAATAAAAAAGTAAAATTTCATAAAGTTAGAAAAGTAGAAAAAGCAATTTATTCAAAACCGGGTGAAGTACTTGGACTACTTGATGGCGGTTTTGCGATAGCAGCAGTAAATGGGTATGTTTTGATTGATGAAATCCAGATGGAAGGCAAAGCAAAAAC
- a CDS encoding stage II sporulation protein P, which produces MSGGIKIAGKLLLMFAFLCVTPFKEGFEKKVATSSSLMNNLVYQQKTLSKDVELKKQLNVMADTTFQSFNEDSNVESTSDSPLIVPKEPENEKPKDTATKEKESVKKNGKKIYIYDTHQDEKYNDGKTVLDGAFVLASLLEKKGYEVVVETNNFAKYRSDHNMTYDDAYLVSEKFMNDALVKYGGFDLCIDLHRDSVPREYTYTTINGKTYAKSMMVVAGSSKNVKSATKISTTLTDKVNKHANGIMKDVMTRKEAYYNQYVCKGVILMECGSENNSFEEVKNTLEVVAVGIDEMLKEGLNI; this is translated from the coding sequence TTGAGTGGAGGTATCAAGATTGCAGGAAAACTTTTGCTTATGTTTGCTTTCCTATGCGTTACACCATTTAAAGAAGGCTTTGAAAAGAAAGTGGCGACATCTTCATCTTTAATGAATAATCTTGTTTATCAGCAGAAAACACTTTCGAAAGATGTAGAATTGAAAAAACAATTAAATGTAATGGCAGATACTACATTTCAAAGCTTTAACGAAGACAGCAATGTTGAATCAACTTCGGATAGTCCTTTAATTGTGCCAAAAGAGCCAGAGAATGAAAAGCCAAAAGATACAGCAACTAAGGAAAAAGAATCTGTAAAAAAGAATGGAAAGAAAATTTATATTTATGATACGCATCAGGATGAAAAATACAATGATGGGAAAACGGTGTTAGATGGTGCATTTGTTCTTGCATCTTTACTAGAAAAGAAAGGGTATGAAGTGGTAGTAGAAACAAATAATTTTGCGAAATATCGCTCTGATCATAACATGACTTATGATGATGCATATTTAGTATCAGAAAAATTTATGAACGATGCCCTTGTGAAATATGGCGGATTTGATTTGTGTATCGATTTGCATAGAGACAGTGTACCAAGAGAGTATACGTATACAACGATTAATGGAAAAACATATGCGAAATCTATGATGGTTGTTGCAGGGAGTTCAAAAAATGTAAAAAGTGCTACGAAGATATCAACGACGTTAACTGACAAAGTCAACAAGCATGCAAATGGTATTATGAAAGATGTGATGACTAGAAAAGAAGCTTACTATAATCAATACGTTTGCAAAGGAGTCATTTTAATGGAATGTGGCAGTGAGAATAACTCATTTGAAGAAGTAAAAAACACTTTGGAAGTTGTAGCAGTCGGAATTGATGAAATGTTGAAGGAGGGGCTGAATATATGA
- the gpr gene encoding GPR endopeptidase — protein sequence MKEKNTIYTDFADEIITKETKNKAYNYTEKRNDYIKMHHISVLEDENELGKEKGEYITIECEDMGNHIARTHMAEAICESMMHMCEARNLKFQKILVIGLGNREIISDALGPYVASKLLVTAHLYENEDKAYLKGTRNVAVLSPGVMGQTGMESFSIVKSVTQMYHPDLIIAIDALATRNLNRINRVIQLNDTGIQPGSGVGNYRHALNEASLHVPVIAIGVATVSSVGAIVSDVLQDEKDAKNILKRLSKVKRMDMIVTPKSMDDALQYLTDMLSDGINHFLHPDFDNL from the coding sequence ATGAAAGAAAAAAATACAATTTATACAGATTTTGCGGATGAAATAATAACAAAAGAAACAAAAAATAAAGCTTATAATTATACAGAAAAACGAAATGATTATATAAAAATGCATCATATATCTGTATTGGAAGATGAAAATGAACTGGGAAAAGAAAAAGGTGAATATATAACGATAGAATGTGAGGATATGGGAAATCATATAGCTAGAACACATATGGCAGAAGCGATTTGTGAAAGTATGATGCATATGTGCGAGGCAAGAAATTTGAAATTTCAAAAAATATTAGTAATTGGACTTGGTAATAGAGAAATCATTAGTGATGCTTTAGGTCCCTATGTAGCCTCTAAACTTTTGGTTACAGCGCATCTTTATGAAAATGAAGATAAAGCCTATTTGAAAGGCACAAGAAATGTAGCGGTGTTGTCACCAGGTGTTATGGGACAAACTGGTATGGAAAGTTTCTCTATTGTAAAAAGTGTTACGCAAATGTATCATCCAGATTTGATTATCGCAATTGATGCTTTAGCTACTCGAAACTTAAATCGCATCAACCGTGTTATTCAGCTGAATGATACAGGTATTCAGCCGGGAAGTGGTGTTGGAAATTATCGTCATGCTTTAAATGAAGCCTCTTTGCATGTGCCAGTGATTGCCATTGGTGTTGCCACTGTATCTAGTGTTGGTGCTATTGTGTCGGATGTATTACAAGATGAAAAAGATGCAAAGAACATCTTGAAACGACTATCTAAGGTGAAACGTATGGATATGATCGTTACACCGAAGTCTATGGATGATGCATTACAATATTTAACTGACATGTTATCAGATGGCATCAATCATTTTTTACATCCGGATTTTGATAATTTGTAG
- the rpsT gene encoding 30S ribosomal protein S20 encodes MPQIQSQKKRVKTNNKRNLAVNSQKSALKTAIKAVLSAVEANDKEAAVAALNTANSKLDKAVAKGIHHKNYATRQKSRLAKAVNSIAA; translated from the coding sequence ATGCCACAGATCCAGTCTCAGAAAAAACGTGTAAAAACTAACAACAAGAGAAATTTAGCTGTTAACTCTCAGAAATCTGCACTGAAAACTGCTATTAAAGCTGTATTATCTGCTGTAGAAGCAAATGATAAAGAAGCTGCAGTTGCTGCATTGAACACAGCTAACTCTAAATTAGATAAAGCAGTTGCTAAAGGTATTCACCACAAAAACTATGCAACTAGACAGAAATCACGTTTGGCAAAAGCAGTAAATTCAATCGCTGCATAA
- the rseP gene encoding RIP metalloprotease RseP, whose translation MSGVLSFIYFILILSVIIIVHELGHLIAAKKFNVYCKEFSIGMGPVVWQKQKGETAWSIRAFPIGGFVAMAGEEGEEEDTDEDIPFERTINGISPLKQIVVMGAGAFMNIVLAWLIFIGITAWQGAVSVPSKAIVQTVAPNYPAEKAGFQVGDEVVKIQSKEESINVKSSDDVVEFIQYYPQDLTFTVLRDNKEVKLHMDAQYNEEDNIYQMGVQYPQGEIKKLTLLESIPYGTEQMIDSVKSVIDALGKLIQGVGLQNLSGPVGIYNVTAEITQAGFIPVLALIALLSVNIGVMNLVPIPILDGGRIFIILIETLIGRKLNEKVQTAVMMAGLILIVGLMVFATWNDVVRLL comes from the coding sequence ATGAGCGGCGTATTAAGTTTTATTTACTTTATTTTAATTCTTAGTGTTATTATCATTGTTCATGAATTGGGGCATTTGATTGCTGCTAAGAAGTTTAATGTATATTGTAAAGAGTTTTCGATTGGTATGGGCCCTGTTGTTTGGCAAAAGCAGAAGGGAGAAACTGCATGGTCTATTCGTGCATTTCCAATTGGTGGATTTGTCGCAATGGCGGGGGAAGAAGGAGAGGAAGAGGATACAGATGAAGATATCCCATTTGAAAGAACGATAAATGGTATTTCTCCACTTAAACAGATTGTTGTGATGGGCGCTGGTGCGTTTATGAACATCGTTTTGGCATGGCTGATTTTCATTGGTATTACCGCATGGCAAGGTGCAGTAAGTGTCCCTTCAAAAGCAATTGTCCAAACAGTTGCACCCAATTATCCTGCAGAAAAAGCTGGTTTTCAAGTTGGAGATGAAGTAGTAAAAATTCAAAGTAAAGAAGAATCCATAAATGTTAAATCAAGTGATGATGTTGTGGAATTTATTCAATATTATCCGCAAGATTTGACATTTACCGTTTTGCGTGACAATAAAGAAGTAAAACTTCATATGGATGCGCAATATAATGAAGAAGATAATATATATCAGATGGGAGTTCAATATCCACAAGGTGAAATTAAGAAATTAACTTTACTGGAAAGTATACCATATGGAACTGAACAGATGATAGATTCTGTTAAAAGTGTTATAGATGCTTTAGGAAAACTGATTCAAGGTGTAGGTTTACAAAATTTAAGTGGTCCTGTAGGTATTTATAATGTTACAGCGGAAATTACACAGGCTGGATTTATTCCTGTTTTGGCGTTGATTGCATTGTTATCAGTAAATATAGGTGTTATGAACCTAGTTCCAATTCCAATTCTTGATGGAGGAAGAATCTTTATTATTTTAATTGAAACATTGATTGGACGTAAGTTAAATGAAAAGGTTCAAACGGCAGTTATGATGGCTGGACTTATCTTGATTGTTGGATTAATGGTATTTGCGACATGGAATGATGTTGTTCGATTGTTGTAA
- the dxr gene encoding 1-deoxy-D-xylulose-5-phosphate reductoisomerase encodes MKNIVLLGASGSIGTQTIDVVLHHSEKFRIIGLSVGHNIPKLKEILSQVNTVRYVSVADAQHLSELEELYPDITFYSGDEGLVKLAKLTDYDIFVDAVVGFRGLLPCLEAINNGKDIALANKESLVAGGPLVKEALKRNKVRLYPIDSEHSAILQCLQGNDKKEVDKLIVTASGGSFRDKSREELKDVTVEQALKHPNWSMGGRITIDSATMMNKGFEVIEAHYLFDLPYEQIDVVLHRESVIHSMVQYQDHAIIAQLGSADMRLPIQYALSYPNRLVMHNDEPFDFTKYPALHFEKMDFERYPLLALAYEVGRKGGNLGAIMNAADEEAVSLFLNKKISFLSIETYIENAVRNLPFIQNPTLEEIIDSDKKARQFVIDQWKKGAVS; translated from the coding sequence ATGAAAAATATTGTATTATTAGGTGCTAGTGGTTCTATTGGAACGCAAACAATTGATGTTGTTTTACACCATAGTGAAAAGTTTCGTATTATTGGATTAAGTGTTGGACATAATATACCAAAACTAAAAGAAATTTTATCGCAGGTAAATACGGTTCGCTACGTTAGTGTTGCGGATGCACAACATCTATCTGAATTAGAAGAACTGTATCCAGATATTACATTTTATAGTGGTGATGAAGGATTGGTAAAACTGGCAAAGTTGACTGATTATGATATCTTTGTAGATGCTGTTGTTGGTTTTCGAGGATTGTTGCCATGTTTGGAAGCCATCAATAATGGAAAAGATATTGCTTTGGCTAACAAAGAAAGTCTTGTGGCTGGAGGACCATTGGTAAAAGAAGCTTTAAAAAGAAATAAGGTTCGTCTTTATCCAATTGATTCAGAACATTCTGCAATTTTACAGTGCCTTCAGGGAAATGATAAAAAAGAAGTTGATAAACTCATCGTTACAGCAAGTGGTGGAAGCTTCCGCGATAAGTCTAGAGAAGAATTAAAAGATGTAACTGTTGAGCAGGCATTGAAACACCCCAACTGGAGCATGGGCGGCAGAATTACAATTGACAGTGCTACAATGATGAATAAAGGATTTGAAGTTATTGAGGCACATTATTTGTTTGACCTTCCTTATGAGCAGATTGATGTTGTATTGCATCGAGAAAGTGTCATACATTCAATGGTACAGTATCAAGATCATGCGATTATTGCACAATTGGGCAGTGCAGATATGCGTTTGCCTATTCAATATGCATTATCTTATCCAAATCGTCTAGTTATGCATAATGATGAACCATTTGATTTCACGAAGTATCCTGCTTTACACTTTGAAAAGATGGATTTTGAACGTTATCCTTTATTAGCACTAGCTTATGAGGTAGGAAGAAAAGGTGGAAATCTTGGAGCTATCATGAATGCGGCTGATGAAGAAGCAGTTTCTTTGTTTTTGAATAAAAAGATAAGTTTTCTTTCGATTGAAACCTATATTGAGAATGCAGTTAGAAACTTGCCATTTATTCAAAATCCTACATTAGAGGAAATTATTGATAGTGATAAAAAAGCTAGACAATTTGTAATAGATCAATGGAAGAAAGGAGCTGTTTCATGA
- a CDS encoding phosphatidate cytidylyltransferase, translated as MKTRVITAIGILACVIPPLLLGGWLLNLLIAFIIIAGGIELLGLSEHKDHWPAVVLPLAIICVFVLTFCTESLVLPLLGVFMLGMLSIPVFSEKFPAKDSFHCIGYIALFALIARSFLYIYEKDAMFIWYIIIATYVCDTAAYLCGRFFGKHKLNPRVSPKKTWEGSIGGWFFGAVLSFAFACLCIDNVSVTGMLFASMILTITGQIGDLAFSAIKRSYGIKDFSNLLPGHGGVLDRVDSLVFNFICFYLMLVVMTL; from the coding sequence ATGAAAACCAGAGTGATAACAGCAATAGGGATTCTTGCCTGTGTAATACCGCCACTTCTGTTAGGTGGTTGGCTTTTGAATCTGTTAATTGCATTTATTATTATTGCAGGAGGAATTGAATTGCTCGGCTTAAGTGAACATAAAGATCATTGGCCAGCAGTTGTATTGCCACTTGCTATTATTTGTGTCTTTGTGTTAACTTTCTGTACAGAAAGTTTGGTTCTTCCACTTCTTGGAGTCTTTATGCTGGGGATGTTATCAATTCCTGTTTTTAGTGAAAAGTTTCCAGCAAAAGATAGTTTTCATTGTATCGGATATATTGCTTTGTTTGCTTTAATTGCTCGCTCTTTTTTATATATTTATGAAAAAGACGCAATGTTTATTTGGTATATTATTATCGCAACTTACGTATGTGATACAGCTGCATATTTATGTGGAAGATTTTTTGGTAAACATAAGTTAAATCCCCGTGTTTCTCCTAAGAAAACATGGGAAGGTTCTATTGGAGGATGGTTTTTTGGAGCAGTTCTGTCTTTTGCCTTTGCATGTTTATGTATAGACAATGTATCGGTTACTGGGATGCTGTTTGCCAGTATGATTTTAACAATTACAGGACAGATAGGAGATTTAGCATTCAGTGCTATCAAACGTTCTTATGGAATCAAAGATTTTTCAAATTTACTGCCAGGACATGGCGGTGTATTGGATCGTGTAGATTCTCTTGTATTTAATTTTATTTGCTTTTATTTGATGCTGGTGGTGATGACTCTATGA
- a CDS encoding isoprenyl transferase, with the protein MTERNIPQHVAIIMDGNGRWAKKRGLPRTAGHKQGAENIRKIAIACNDLGIKALTCYAFSTENWKRPESEVDYLCKLPKLFFNRYLAELKKNNIRVTFLGEIERFPKETQNVITTAVAETAQNTGLILCLAVNYGSRREITLAAQKYAQDVIAGKAPSDIDEDTFGEYMMTQGMPEVDLMIRTSGELRISNFLLWQIAYAELIFTPVAWPDFTKECLEESIDEFNHRNRRFGGLTE; encoded by the coding sequence ATGACAGAAAGAAACATCCCCCAGCATGTAGCAATTATTATGGATGGAAATGGCAGATGGGCAAAGAAAAGAGGGCTCCCACGTACTGCCGGTCATAAACAGGGAGCTGAAAATATTCGTAAAATTGCAATTGCATGCAATGATTTAGGTATTAAGGCTTTAACGTGCTATGCGTTTTCTACAGAAAACTGGAAACGTCCAGAAAGTGAAGTGGACTATTTATGCAAGTTGCCAAAATTATTTTTTAATCGTTATCTTGCAGAATTGAAGAAGAATAATATACGTGTTACTTTTTTAGGTGAAATTGAACGTTTTCCTAAAGAAACACAAAATGTTATAACAACGGCTGTTGCGGAAACTGCACAAAACACTGGTCTTATTTTATGTCTTGCAGTAAATTACGGTTCTAGAAGAGAAATAACACTTGCTGCACAGAAATATGCACAGGATGTCATAGCTGGGAAAGCTCCAAGTGATATTGATGAAGATACTTTTGGTGAGTATATGATGACACAAGGTATGCCGGAAGTTGATTTAATGATACGTACAAGCGGTGAATTACGTATCAGTAATTTCTTGTTATGGCAGATAGCATATGCAGAGTTGATTTTTACACCAGTTGCATGGCCGGACTTTACAAAAGAATGTCTAGAAGAATCCATTGACGAGTTTAATCATAGGAATCGAAGATTTGGAGGGTTAACGGAATGA
- the frr gene encoding ribosome recycling factor has protein sequence MEILELTKHKMEKAVEMLQGNLKTIRTGVANASLLEHVEFEYYGSMTPINQVASIKVVEGRQLVIKPYDKSTLKDLERAIATSDTGLVPQSDGEVIRLNVPALTEDRRKELTKTADKMGEEAKIAIRNVRREGNDAIKKDKELTEDESKKLQEKVQKLTDEYVKKVDAAVSEKSAEIMKV, from the coding sequence ATGGAAATTTTAGAACTTACAAAGCATAAAATGGAAAAAGCAGTAGAAATGCTGCAGGGAAACTTAAAAACAATTCGTACTGGTGTAGCAAATGCTTCTTTGCTGGAACATGTTGAATTTGAATATTATGGCAGTATGACACCTATTAATCAGGTTGCTAGTATTAAGGTTGTTGAAGGACGTCAATTGGTAATCAAACCTTATGACAAATCTACATTAAAAGATTTGGAACGTGCAATTGCTACAAGTGATACAGGTTTAGTTCCACAGAGCGATGGAGAAGTTATTCGCTTGAATGTACCTGCTTTAACTGAAGACAGACGTAAGGAACTTACAAAAACAGCTGATAAAATGGGAGAAGAAGCTAAAATTGCGATTCGTAATGTACGTCGTGAAGGTAATGATGCAATCAAAAAAGATAAAGAACTGACAGAAGATGAATCTAAGAAGCTTCAGGAAAAAGTTCAGAAATTAACAGATGAATACGTTAAAAAAGTAGATGCAGCTGTTTCAGAAAAATCTGCAGAAATAATGAAAGTTTAA
- the pyrH gene encoding UMP kinase, with product MYKRVLLKLSGEALSSPGNAFDPAILKALAEELKQVRELGVDLAIVVGGGNFIRGKMAESIGIERVQGDYMGMLATVINALAVQGALEQAGVPTRVQTAIEMQKVAEPFIVRRAIRHLEKGRIVIFGAGTGNPYFSTDTTAALRASEIGADVILMAKNGVDGVYSADPKTHPEAVKFDSLSYMDLLQKGLQVMDTTATSMCMDNDVDLIVFNMNEPGNILKAVRGEVNGTIISKEGN from the coding sequence ATGTATAAGCGAGTATTATTAAAATTAAGTGGGGAAGCTTTATCTTCTCCAGGAAATGCGTTTGATCCTGCAATCTTAAAAGCATTGGCGGAGGAATTGAAACAAGTACGTGAATTAGGTGTTGATTTAGCCATTGTTGTTGGTGGAGGAAACTTCATTCGTGGTAAAATGGCTGAAAGTATTGGTATTGAGCGTGTACAGGGTGATTACATGGGGATGCTTGCTACAGTCATTAATGCATTAGCTGTACAGGGAGCATTGGAACAGGCTGGTGTTCCTACACGAGTACAAACAGCAATTGAAATGCAGAAAGTAGCAGAGCCTTTTATTGTAAGAAGAGCTATTCGTCATTTAGAAAAAGGGCGTATTGTTATTTTTGGTGCAGGTACTGGAAACCCTTATTTTTCTACAGATACAACTGCAGCACTTCGTGCAAGTGAAATTGGGGCAGATGTTATTTTGATGGCTAAAAATGGGGTTGATGGTGTATATAGTGCAGATCCTAAGACACACCCAGAAGCTGTAAAATTTGATTCTTTAAGCTATATGGATCTTCTTCAGAAGGGACTTCAGGTAATGGATACAACCGCTACAAGTATGTGTATGGATAACGATGTAGACTTAATTGTATTTAATATGAATGAACCTGGAAATATTTTAAAAGCAGTTCGTGGTGAAGTAAACGGAACGATTATCTCAAAGGAAGGAAATTAA
- the tsf gene encoding translation elongation factor Ts — translation MITAAMVKELREKTGAGMMDCKKALSECDGDMEKSIDWLREKGIAKAAKKSDRIAAEGLTRSAVEGNTGVVFEVNSETDFVAKNEQFLGLLDTVQTLLVSNKPADVDAALACATAEGTLTDTITNATATIGEKISLRRIAVVEKADDEFFGSYVHMGGKISALVTLKGKADEKVAKDIAMQVASMAPQYVSRDEMPADVVEHERKVQTEIVKNDEKLANKPEKVLAGIIEGKISKNLKDLCLVEQEFFLNPDQKVGQYLKENGVEVVSFVRYAVGEGIEKREDNFAEEVMSQAFGG, via the coding sequence ATGATTACTGCTGCTATGGTAAAAGAACTGCGCGAAAAAACTGGTGCAGGGATGATGGATTGTAAAAAAGCTTTAAGTGAATGTGATGGAGATATGGAAAAATCCATCGACTGGCTACGCGAAAAAGGTATCGCAAAAGCTGCTAAAAAAAGTGATCGTATTGCTGCTGAAGGACTTACTCGTTCTGCAGTAGAAGGAAACACTGGTGTTGTATTTGAAGTTAACTCTGAAACTGACTTCGTTGCGAAAAACGAACAGTTCTTGGGATTGTTAGACACAGTACAGACTTTATTAGTTTCTAATAAACCAGCTGATGTAGATGCTGCTCTTGCTTGCGCAACTGCAGAAGGTACTTTAACTGATACAATCACAAATGCAACAGCAACAATTGGAGAAAAAATTTCTCTTCGTCGTATCGCTGTTGTTGAAAAAGCTGATGATGAATTCTTCGGAAGCTATGTTCACATGGGTGGTAAAATTTCTGCTTTAGTTACATTAAAAGGAAAAGCAGATGAAAAAGTTGCGAAAGACATCGCTATGCAGGTAGCTAGTATGGCTCCTCAGTATGTTAGCCGTGACGAAATGCCAGCTGATGTTGTTGAACATGAAAGAAAAGTACAGACTGAAATCGTTAAAAATGATGAAAAATTAGCTAACAAACCTGAAAAAGTATTAGCTGGAATCATTGAAGGAAAAATCAGCAAAAACTTAAAAGATTTATGTCTTGTTGAACAGGAATTCTTCTTGAATCCAGATCAGAAAGTTGGTCAGTATTTGAAAGAAAACGGTGTTGAAGTTGTAAGCTTTGTACGTTATGCTGTTGGTGAAGGTATCGAAAAACGCGAAGATAACTTTGCTGAAGAAGTAATGAGCCAGGCATTTGGTGGTTAA
- the rpsB gene encoding 30S ribosomal protein S2: protein MSVVSMRKLLEAGVHFGHQTRRWNPKMKPNIYASRNGVYIINLEKTLEQLDVAYAAMKEIAEKGGKVLFVGTKKQAQTVVVEEALRSGSFFVNQRWLGGLLTNYRTIQKRVRRLIEIEEMEANGTLDLYPKKEVAQVKKQKARLENFLGGIKEMKKLPNAIFVIDPKEEHNAVAEAKKLGIPVFAMVDTNCDPEMVDYPIASNDDAMRSVKLITTLMADAIVEAKGGLLSVAHSVDENEEDVTMKDVIINVEEQIAENERRRRQRNEERRNRRPFDRNRGRNGKAPYQKRENVKPAEEKTAETAEEKAAE from the coding sequence ATGTCAGTAGTATCAATGAGAAAATTATTGGAAGCTGGTGTACACTTTGGACATCAGACTCGTAGATGGAATCCAAAAATGAAACCAAACATCTACGCTAGCAGAAATGGTGTTTACATCATCAACTTGGAAAAAACTTTGGAACAGTTGGATGTTGCTTATGCTGCAATGAAAGAAATCGCTGAAAAAGGCGGAAAAGTATTATTTGTAGGAACTAAAAAACAGGCACAGACTGTTGTTGTTGAAGAAGCACTTCGTTCAGGAAGTTTCTTTGTAAACCAGAGATGGTTAGGTGGTTTATTGACAAACTATCGTACAATTCAGAAACGTGTTCGTCGTTTGATTGAAATTGAAGAAATGGAAGCAAACGGAACATTGGATCTATATCCTAAAAAAGAAGTTGCTCAGGTTAAAAAACAGAAAGCACGTTTGGAAAACTTCTTAGGTGGAATTAAAGAAATGAAAAAATTGCCTAATGCAATTTTTGTAATTGATCCAAAAGAAGAACATAACGCTGTTGCAGAAGCTAAAAAATTAGGAATCCCTGTATTTGCTATGGTAGATACAAACTGTGATCCAGAAATGGTAGATTATCCTATCGCTTCTAACGATGATGCTATGCGTTCAGTAAAACTTATTACAACATTAATGGCAGATGCTATCGTTGAAGCAAAAGGTGGATTGTTAAGTGTTGCTCACAGCGTTGACGAAAATGAAGAAGATGTAACAATGAAAGATGTTATCATCAACGTTGAAGAACAGATTGCTGAAAATGAAAGACGTCGTCGTCAGAGAAACGAAGAACGTCGTAACCGTCGTCCATTCGACCGTAACCGTGGACGTAATGGAAAAGCTCCTTATCAGAAACGTGAAAATGTAAAACCTGCTGAAGAAAAAACAGCTGAAACAGCAGAAGAAAAAGCTGCTGAATAA